One window of the Deinococcus metalli genome contains the following:
- a CDS encoding alpha/beta fold hydrolase, whose protein sequence is MSNLSPRALSVVVLTALLGAPALAGGASMPMAMPMTSGTVSVNGTTVFYKTAGSGQPLVLIHGYPLNGELFKNNRALPGYQVITVDLPGFGKSVAPDANASIENYARTMLAFMDAMKLDKAIVGGMSMGGMTLLQMYKLAPERFKGLILIDTTAEPAGVAEAANWRGTAQQAQQQGVASLVPILLPRMLTSVSRTTMPNQVAHLSTLVKNASLNGVVGGGNALAARPDANPILPTITVPTLIIAGVEDNLTPTELQLKMNSAIPGSTLVEIPGAGHAATFEKAAQVNAALLKWLPTVR, encoded by the coding sequence ATGAGCAACCTGTCTCCGCGTGCCCTGTCCGTTGTTGTCCTCACCGCGCTGCTCGGCGCGCCCGCTCTCGCCGGCGGCGCGTCCATGCCCATGGCGATGCCCATGACCAGCGGCACCGTCTCGGTGAACGGCACGACCGTGTTCTACAAGACCGCCGGCAGCGGCCAGCCCCTGGTCCTGATCCACGGCTACCCGCTGAACGGCGAGCTGTTCAAGAACAACCGCGCCCTGCCGGGTTACCAGGTGATCACGGTGGACCTGCCGGGCTTCGGCAAGAGCGTGGCGCCGGACGCCAACGCCAGCATCGAGAACTACGCCAGGACCATGCTGGCCTTCATGGACGCCATGAAGCTCGACAAGGCCATCGTGGGCGGCATGAGCATGGGCGGCATGACGCTGCTCCAGATGTACAAGCTGGCCCCCGAGCGCTTCAAGGGCCTGATCCTGATCGACACGACCGCCGAGCCGGCCGGCGTAGCCGAGGCCGCGAACTGGCGCGGCACCGCTCAGCAGGCCCAGCAGCAGGGCGTGGCCAGCCTGGTGCCGATCCTGCTGCCGCGCATGCTGACCTCGGTGAGCCGCACGACCATGCCCAACCAGGTCGCGCACCTGAGCACCCTGGTGAAGAACGCCAGCCTGAACGGTGTGGTCGGCGGCGGCAACGCCCTGGCGGCCCGCCCCGACGCGAACCCGATCCTGCCGACCATCACGGTGCCCACGCTGATCATCGCCGGCGTGGAGGACAACCTGACGCCCACCGAGTTGCAGCTGAAGATGAACAGCGCCATCCCCGGCAGCACGCTGGTGGAGATTCCCGGCGCGGGCCACGCGGCCACCTTCGAGAAGGCCGCGCAGGTGAATGCCGCGCTGCTGAAGTGGCTCCCCACCGTCCGCTGA
- a CDS encoding 1,4-dihydroxy-6-naphthoate synthase — translation MTSSTLPDTLDLGYSLCPNDTFIFHALHAGLVRGPLPVREVLEDVQTLNEWAVQGRLPMTKISYRAYFEVMEDYVALRAGGALGRGVGPLIVTRGDVQDLNGKVVASPGALTTAELLLRLVFPDVQVVRMRYDEVMPAVQRGESGGQAVAAGLIIHESRFTYQNFGLSKRLDLGAWWEQDTGLPLPLGAILVRRDLPVDLQRELNAAVRASLEYAYAHPDASRAYVREHALELSDEVMQAHIDLYVNGFSVDVGEEGEQAVRELHRRAVAVGAVRDSGLPLFVER, via the coding sequence ATGACGTCCTCCACGCTGCCGGACACTCTGGATCTCGGGTACTCGCTGTGCCCGAACGACACCTTCATCTTCCACGCGCTGCACGCGGGGCTGGTGCGGGGACCGCTGCCGGTGCGCGAGGTGCTGGAGGACGTGCAGACCCTCAACGAGTGGGCCGTGCAGGGCCGCCTCCCCATGACCAAGATCAGTTACCGCGCGTATTTCGAGGTGATGGAGGACTACGTGGCCCTGCGCGCGGGCGGGGCGCTGGGTCGCGGCGTCGGCCCCCTGATCGTGACACGCGGCGACGTGCAGGACCTGAACGGCAAGGTGGTGGCGTCGCCGGGGGCGCTGACCACGGCGGAACTGCTGCTGCGGCTGGTGTTCCCGGACGTACAGGTCGTGCGGATGCGCTACGACGAGGTGATGCCCGCCGTGCAGCGCGGCGAGTCCGGCGGGCAGGCGGTGGCGGCGGGACTGATCATCCACGAGTCCCGCTTCACATACCAGAATTTCGGCCTGAGCAAGCGCCTGGACCTGGGCGCGTGGTGGGAGCAGGACACCGGCCTGCCGCTGCCGCTGGGCGCGATCCTCGTGCGGCGCGACCTGCCGGTGGACCTGCAGCGCGAGCTGAACGCGGCGGTGCGGGCCAGCCTGGAGTACGCGTACGCCCACCCGGACGCGTCGCGCGCGTATGTCCGCGAGCACGCGCTGGAGCTGTCAGACGAGGTGATGCAGGCGCACATCGACCTGTACGTGAACGGCTTCAGCGTGGACGTGGGCGAGGAAGGCGAGCAGGCCGTGCGGGAACTGCACCGCCGCGCCGTGGCCGTGGGCGCGGTGCGTGACAGTGGCCTGCCCCTGTTCGTCGAGCGGTGA
- a CDS encoding DUF6174 domain-containing protein — MTHARSIRAALALLAVLSVTAAHAGGADAPGGVTVLPRACRDGYVRPDFAALTRQLRAARARWAAAGVRDYTYDLHQIAAPVLFPDTRVSVRAGRAVSSAILPGQEGAPNQLARKTVEERFDDIARTLSLRRAAPCPEVRVSFDPRSGYPTHFYSGLGDAGIMDGFGEWTLTRLTPTR, encoded by the coding sequence ATGACTCACGCCCGCTCCATCCGCGCTGCGCTCGCCCTCCTCGCCGTCCTGAGCGTCACGGCCGCCCACGCGGGCGGGGCCGACGCTCCCGGCGGCGTGACGGTGCTGCCGCGCGCCTGCCGGGACGGCTATGTCCGGCCCGACTTCGCGGCCCTGACCCGCCAGCTCCGGGCGGCCCGTGCCCGCTGGGCGGCGGCCGGCGTGCGCGACTACACCTACGACCTGCACCAGATCGCCGCGCCCGTCCTGTTCCCGGACACCCGCGTGAGTGTCCGCGCGGGCCGCGCCGTCTCGAGCGCCATCCTGCCGGGCCAGGAGGGTGCGCCCAACCAGCTCGCCCGCAAGACCGTCGAGGAGCGCTTCGACGACATCGCCCGCACGCTGAGCCTGCGCCGCGCCGCCCCGTGCCCCGAGGTGCGGGTCAGCTTCGACCCGCGCTCGGGCTACCCCACGCACTTCTACAGCGGCCTGGGCGACGCCGGTATCATGGACGGCTTCGGCGAGTGGACGCTGACGAGGCTCACGCCCACCCGCTGA
- a CDS encoding bifunctional riboflavin kinase/FAD synthetase, which translates to MKTYVSPTQRPDTETVVAVGSFDGVHLGHQALIAQLKAKARQHRVPSVVYTFDPPTRVLMQGVEFLSTLPEKLDLLARYGVDEVVAVPFTPEFAARPKDAFLDDLRTLRPRTVVVGEDFHFGKGRAGGVDDLRTVAPEVVTLPMHQLGGEDIKSTRIREYLKVGDVSGAQRLLGRHYDAQGVVVEGDRLGRTIGFPTANIRVPDGKALPLGVFAVVVIGDPSLPGGGRWHGVANVGFRPTVNGTSRRFEVNVFDFEGDLYGQELQVKFFAHLRGEQKFRGLDELKAQIARDALAAREALAGVR; encoded by the coding sequence GTGAAAACGTACGTCTCCCCCACCCAGCGGCCGGATACCGAGACGGTCGTGGCGGTGGGGTCCTTCGACGGCGTGCACCTGGGCCACCAGGCGCTGATCGCGCAGCTCAAGGCCAAGGCGCGCCAGCACCGCGTGCCCAGCGTGGTGTACACCTTCGATCCGCCCACGCGGGTGCTGATGCAGGGCGTGGAGTTCCTGTCGACGCTGCCGGAGAAGCTGGACCTCCTGGCCCGCTACGGCGTGGACGAGGTGGTGGCGGTGCCGTTCACGCCGGAGTTCGCGGCGCGGCCGAAAGACGCCTTTCTGGACGACCTGCGCACCCTCCGGCCGCGCACGGTCGTGGTGGGCGAGGACTTCCATTTCGGGAAGGGCCGGGCCGGCGGCGTGGACGACCTGCGGACGGTTGCGCCCGAGGTGGTCACGCTGCCCATGCACCAGCTCGGCGGCGAGGACATCAAGAGTACCCGCATCCGCGAGTACCTGAAGGTGGGAGATGTCTCCGGCGCGCAGCGGCTGCTGGGCCGCCATTACGACGCGCAGGGCGTGGTCGTGGAGGGAGACCGGCTGGGCCGCACCATCGGCTTTCCCACGGCGAACATCCGCGTGCCGGACGGCAAGGCCCTGCCGCTGGGCGTGTTCGCGGTGGTCGTGATCGGTGATCCGTCGCTGCCGGGGGGCGGTCGCTGGCACGGCGTGGCGAACGTGGGCTTCCGGCCCACCGTGAACGGCACGTCGCGCCGCTTCGAGGTGAATGTGTTCGACTTCGAGGGCGACCTGTACGGGCAGGAGTTGCAGGTCAAGTTCTTCGCGCACCTGCGCGGCGAGCAGAAGTTCCGCGGCCTAGACGAGCTGAAGGCCCAGATCGCGCGGGACGCCCTGGCCGCCCGGGAAGCGCTGGCCGGCGTGCGCTAG
- a CDS encoding NUDIX domain-containing protein — protein sequence MSNAQTQVIYDGHIVRLELMDGKWEIVRHADAVAVLALNDAGEMLLVRQQRRAVGAFTVEAPAGLVDDGEDAASAARRELQEEAGLDGDMEKLTHFYASPGFCDEALTVFHATNLRESKLPHDEDEDIEVLWMKPQAVLDGLKDGSLVGSASTVTAALYGVLRSPR from the coding sequence ATGAGCAATGCGCAGACCCAGGTCATCTACGACGGGCATATCGTGCGGTTGGAACTGATGGACGGCAAGTGGGAGATCGTGCGGCACGCGGACGCCGTGGCGGTGCTGGCCCTGAACGACGCCGGCGAGATGCTGCTGGTGCGTCAGCAGCGCCGGGCGGTCGGCGCGTTCACGGTCGAGGCCCCGGCCGGGCTGGTGGACGACGGCGAGGACGCGGCGTCGGCGGCGCGGCGCGAACTTCAGGAGGAAGCCGGCCTGGACGGCGACATGGAGAAGCTCACGCACTTCTACGCCAGCCCCGGCTTCTGCGACGAGGCGCTGACGGTCTTCCACGCCACCAACCTGCGCGAGAGCAAGCTGCCGCACGACGAGGACGAGGACATCGAGGTGCTGTGGATGAAGCCGCAGGCGGTGCTGGACGGCCTGAAGGACGGCTCGCTGGTGGGCAGCGCGTCCACCGTCACGGCGGCGCTGTACGGCGTGCTGCGGTCGCCGCGGTGA
- a CDS encoding CGNR zinc finger domain-containing protein: MAAFKFPFVGGDPSLDLVNTLVHRGRPDGPDDLLRSGQHAVEWFRLAGLLSPDAAGRLDPDAALYSARRLRAALDALYRPLATGEPHGDDSARGLLTLNAVLDQGRERVQLRHEPPDFHEWHTFETIGPSDPAVGVARTAATLLHTLTPGRLKVCQNPDCDLLFHDTSRNASRRWCDMSTCGNVTKQTRYRARHDRS; this comes from the coding sequence GTGGCGGCTTTCAAGTTCCCCTTCGTGGGCGGTGATCCGAGCCTGGATCTGGTCAACACCCTGGTCCATCGGGGGCGACCAGATGGTCCAGATGATCTGCTGCGCTCCGGTCAACACGCGGTTGAGTGGTTCAGACTGGCCGGACTGCTCAGCCCGGACGCCGCCGGCCGACTCGACCCGGACGCGGCGCTGTACTCGGCCCGTCGGTTGCGGGCGGCGCTGGACGCCCTCTACCGCCCCCTGGCCACCGGCGAGCCCCACGGAGACGACAGCGCGCGCGGCCTGCTGACCCTGAACGCGGTGCTCGACCAGGGCCGCGAACGCGTGCAGCTCCGGCACGAACCGCCGGACTTTCACGAGTGGCACACCTTCGAGACCATCGGGCCGTCCGACCCGGCGGTGGGCGTGGCCCGCACGGCGGCAACGCTGCTGCACACCCTGACGCCGGGCCGGCTCAAGGTCTGCCAGAACCCGGACTGTGACCTGCTGTTCCACGACACCAGCCGCAACGCCTCGCGCCGCTGGTGCGACATGTCCACCTGCGGCAACGTGACCAAGCAGACCCGTTACCGCGCCAGGCACGACCGGTCCTGA
- a CDS encoding mercuric reductase has protein sequence MPETVPSTAVVIGAGQAGGPLAGALARAGWHVTLIEREHVGGTCVNEGCTPTKTMIASARAAHLARSSADLGVMADVTVDLGRIVDRTQGIVRDFREGSEGGLRRAGVTLLRGDARFTGPRQVEVALDGGGTRALSADHVFINAGARPRWPDLPGVHDVGALTSKEVLLLRELPTHLLILGGGYISLEFAQLYARLGSRVTVVENGERLLPREDRDVVDALKTVLEGEGVDFRLGAGARRVARHGAEIVLDVSGPNGREASVTGSHLLVAVGRTPNTDTLNVEATGAALDRHGFIVVDEYLRAADGVYALGDIKGGPAFTHISYDDHRIVRDALLHGQQRSTKGRTVPYTLFTDPQLARVGLDRQQAAVLGRPTRIYTLPMTSVARAIETGQTAGLMRAVVDDASDLLLGVTVLGPDGGEIMSALQLALQGGLTATDLRNATFAHPTLCESINNLFMAAPESLTCTS, from the coding sequence ATGCCTGAGACTGTTCCCTCCACCGCCGTCGTCATCGGGGCCGGGCAGGCGGGCGGGCCACTGGCCGGCGCCCTGGCCCGCGCGGGCTGGCACGTCACGCTGATCGAGCGCGAGCACGTGGGCGGCACCTGCGTGAACGAAGGCTGCACCCCCACGAAAACCATGATCGCCAGCGCCCGCGCCGCGCACCTCGCCCGCTCGTCCGCTGACCTGGGCGTGATGGCCGACGTGACGGTCGATCTGGGCCGCATCGTCGACCGCACCCAGGGCATCGTGAGGGACTTCCGCGAGGGCAGCGAGGGCGGTCTGCGCCGGGCCGGCGTCACGCTGCTGCGCGGCGACGCGCGCTTCACTGGTCCCCGGCAGGTCGAGGTCGCCCTGGACGGAGGCGGCACCCGGGCCCTGAGCGCCGATCACGTGTTCATCAACGCCGGTGCCCGTCCCCGCTGGCCCGACCTGCCCGGCGTGCACGACGTCGGCGCGCTGACCTCGAAGGAGGTCCTGCTGCTGCGCGAGCTGCCCACCCACCTGCTGATCCTGGGCGGCGGGTACATCAGCCTGGAATTCGCGCAGCTGTACGCCCGCCTGGGCAGCCGCGTGACCGTGGTCGAGAACGGCGAGCGCCTGCTGCCGCGCGAGGACAGGGACGTGGTGGACGCCCTGAAGACCGTGCTGGAGGGCGAGGGCGTGGACTTCCGTCTCGGTGCTGGCGCCCGCCGGGTTGCCCGCCACGGCGCGGAGATCGTGCTGGACGTGAGCGGTCCCAACGGCCGGGAGGCCAGCGTGACCGGCTCGCACCTGCTCGTCGCGGTGGGCCGCACGCCGAACACGGACACCCTGAACGTGGAGGCCACCGGCGCGGCCCTCGACCGGCACGGGTTCATCGTCGTGGACGAGTATCTCAGGGCCGCCGACGGCGTGTATGCGCTGGGCGACATCAAGGGCGGCCCCGCCTTCACGCACATCTCCTACGACGACCACCGGATCGTCCGGGATGCCCTGCTGCATGGCCAGCAGCGGAGCACCAAGGGCCGGACCGTGCCGTACACGCTGTTCACCGATCCGCAACTCGCCCGCGTCGGTCTCGACCGGCAGCAGGCCGCCGTGCTGGGCCGCCCCACCCGCATCTACACCCTGCCCATGACCAGCGTGGCCCGCGCCATCGAGACCGGGCAGACCGCGGGCCTGATGCGCGCCGTGGTGGACGACGCCAGCGACCTGCTGCTAGGCGTGACCGTTCTGGGGCCGGACGGCGGCGAGATCATGAGCGCCCTGCAACTCGCCCTCCAGGGTGGCCTGACCGCGACCGACCTGCGGAACGCCACCTTCGCCCACCCGACCCTGTGCGAGAGCATCAACAATCTGTTCATGGCAGCGCCCGAATCCCTCACCTGCACGTCCTGA
- a CDS encoding SDR family oxidoreductase, translating to MKVLFIGGTGIISSASTRFALERGVELYLLNRGESTRPIPDGANVLHGDIRDRASVTAALGDHTFDAVVDWVAFTPEHIETDLALFAGRTRQYVFISSASAYQTPPQTLPVTESTPLRNPHWQYSRNKIACEDRLIRAYREDGFPVTIVRPSHTYDRTLLPFDGGYTVVNRMRQGKPVVVHGDGTSLWTLTHHADFAKGFVPLLGHPAAIGETYHITGDEWLPWNAIFDTVAQAAGVTADLVHIPSDVIAAADPEWGAGLLGDKAHSMVFDNSKIKRIVPEFVCTIPFWQGAQEIMAWYDADASRQRVDAGMDATMDALVARFRG from the coding sequence ATGAAAGTCCTGTTCATCGGCGGCACCGGCATCATCTCCAGCGCCAGCACCCGATTCGCCCTGGAGCGGGGCGTGGAGCTGTACCTGCTGAACCGCGGCGAGTCCACCCGCCCCATCCCCGACGGCGCCAACGTCCTGCACGGCGATATTCGTGACCGGGCCTCGGTGACCGCTGCGCTCGGTGACCACACCTTCGACGCGGTGGTGGACTGGGTGGCCTTCACGCCCGAGCACATCGAGACCGATCTGGCGCTCTTCGCCGGCCGCACCCGTCAGTACGTGTTCATCTCCTCGGCCAGCGCGTACCAGACGCCGCCGCAGACCCTCCCCGTCACCGAGAGCACGCCGCTGCGTAACCCGCACTGGCAGTACTCCCGCAACAAGATCGCGTGCGAGGACCGGCTGATCCGTGCGTACCGCGAGGACGGCTTCCCCGTCACCATCGTCCGGCCCTCGCACACCTACGACCGCACGCTGCTGCCCTTCGACGGCGGGTACACGGTCGTGAACCGCATGCGGCAGGGCAAACCGGTGGTCGTCCACGGCGACGGCACCAGCCTGTGGACGCTGACGCACCACGCCGACTTTGCCAAGGGCTTCGTCCCGCTGCTGGGGCACCCCGCCGCCATCGGTGAGACGTATCACATCACCGGCGACGAATGGCTGCCGTGGAACGCCATCTTCGACACCGTCGCCCAGGCCGCCGGCGTCACGGCCGACCTCGTGCACATCCCGTCCGACGTGATCGCCGCCGCCGACCCCGAGTGGGGTGCCGGGCTGCTGGGCGACAAGGCGCACTCCATGGTCTTCGACAACAGCAAGATCAAGCGGATCGTGCCGGAGTTCGTGTGCACCATTCCCTTCTGGCAGGGGGCCCAGGAGATCATGGCGTGGTACGACGCCGATGCGTCGCGGCAGCGGGTGGATGCGGGGATGGACGCGACGATGGACGCGCTGGTGGCGAGGTTCAGGGGCTGA